The sequence ATTTAGTCCTAGTCGGACCCATTATACAAAGCCCTTACAATTACTTGTTGCTGACCTTTAGGGTCCAGCTCTTTATGTCTCTAGAAATGGTTTTAAGTATTATTTGTCTTTTGTTGATGCGTATACCCGATTTACTTGGATCTTTCCTATCAAATTTAAATCAGATGTTCTTAATATTTTTACCACATTCTTGCCTTACATTGAGCGACtgtttaattctaaattaatcaCATTGCAAACGGATGGAGGAGGGGAATTTGTACCTCTCACttcattatgtaaaaaatttggAATTACTCATCGTCTCTCTTGTCCTCATACACATCAGCAAAATGGTCTCGTTGAACGCAAACATAGACATATTGTAGAAACCGGGCCTGCCCTCTTGGCCCACACCTCACTTCCATAAACCTTTTGGGCCGAAGCCTTTGAGACTGCAGTCTATCTAATCAATCTCTTACCAACTCCAATTCTCAATCAAAAAACCCCTTACTTTCTTGTCCATAATCGTCCtcctgattataattttttgaaggtTTTCGGGTGTGAATGTTGGCCTAACTTGAGACCATACAACAATCATAAACTCCAATTCAGGTCCACCTCATGTCTGTTTTTGGGAACTAGCCCAAACCACAAAGGCTACCGCTGCCTTGACCTCAAAACAAATCGGACTTATATCTCTAGGGACGTCCTATTTGCTGAAGATTCTTTTCCCTATTCTCAAACACGGTCCAAGCCCAACAATTCCACTCCAAATCCTCCCATTTTCGTAGCCCCACTTCCACTCCTTACTCCATCTATTCTTGGCCCAGGCCCACCTACAATCTCACAAAGTTCACCCTCAACCTCACAACCCCCCTTCTAATTCCTCTGTCTCTTCTCAGTTGCCTATTCTCAGATCGTCTCCTACCCATCACGTACCTGACCCCTCTCCTCTAATTCCTCCTAGATCTCCCAATATCACTAGATCCCATACTAACTCCTCACGTCCTCGCACCTTTCACGATGGCACTATACCATACCCATCCCAAAATTGCTTCACTGCTATTGTCACTGTACCTGATGCCCCATCAAGCTTCTCTACTACTTCAAAATGGCCTGAATGGGAACATGTGATGTCATAGGAGTTTCTTGCTCTCACTCGAAACTCTACCTAGAGTCTTATGCCACCAGATTCAGCTAAAAATGTGCTTGGGTGTCGCTGGGTTTACAAGACTAAGTTGCACGCAGATGGGTCACTTGAACGAAGGAAGGCACGCTTGGTTGCCAAGGGGTACCATCAGCAGCATGGCATTGATTATGATGAAACATTCAGCCCAGTGGTCAAGATGCCCACCATTCGTCTGATTGTTGCCCTTGCCTTCTCTCATGGTTGGACTTTGAGACAGATTGATATACAAAATGCCTTTTTGCATGGTCCTCTTACTGATACCGTGTACATGCAATAGCCTCAGGGCTTCATTGATGCAGGTCATCCCACCTATGTCTGTAAATTGCACAAAGCAATTTATGGACTCAAGCAAGCGCCCAAGGCATGGCATGCTCagctgagttcgtggcttgttGGGTACAGTTTTCACTCATCCAGGGCAGATCCGTCACTCTTCATTTACAATCAAGTTGATATCCACATTTATCTCCTtgtatatgtagatgatatcaTCATTACTTCTTCACATACCTCTGCAtccaataaattaattgatgatTTGGGTACTACTTTTCCCGTGAAAGACCTTGGGaaattgtctttttttcttggagTAGAGCTTGAGTATTTACCCACTGGTATTTTGCTCTTTCACTGCAAATGCCTCAAGAGGCGTGATTTAAAAAGGCACTAAAATGGTTTAAGGCACCGCTTCATGCAAGCGCCGTGAGTCGGCATGCAAGCAGATGAAAAATTCATCCCTAACCTTCATCCAGAAACGAAAAAATTCTCGTTTtcttgcaggaaaaaaaaatccgtgAAAAATCATACAAAATAACAGATAAGATGTTGAACGTAAATCTCGTTTCATCAACAAATTCAcaaggatttttttatttacaaactcaaaaatatttcagatctctctgaaaataaaaacaaattgaaataaacAAGGATGAATAAAACATGTATGGGTAAAAAACACGAAAATGATAAACTCTAACAAATAACAACAACCCACATATCGATATCAACACAGATCATGTCCAGACATGTGTTTCAACAAACAATTAATCCACGTAACAATCGAAATCTATACTAAACAACGTGGCACAAGagttggctctgataccactattATAAGATTTGGAAGAAAATCTAATAATAAAGAATCATTAGAATACTAACATTTGACCATCATTGATCAAGTATTTGTAAGACTAAATTGTGAACCCTCACAGATTTCTATATGGAGAGTATTTAGTAGGGGGTTTTCAGCCATCTTTCTTTATGTTAATCAAAAATTGTGACGGATGGAGAATCATAGGCCTTTATATATAGATAGGCCAATACCCTTATCCACGATTTTCTAAGTGTTGCTTCCTTCCATCGAGAAATGTAACTGTTGgttttattaaatgaatagtatctttatttttaattacctagagtttttaatataaatataaaactaataaaataaataaatatatataatatatttgaaatggtGTGGCATGGTAAGACACCTTTAAGTCTTCCAGGAGGAGACTTGTTCTTTCAGATTAAGCTCGTGCtaaagatttgaaaatgatgaagagGTAAAGGAAATAGAGCAGGTTTTAAAAAGACAGAAGGAAAGAATTGCTCGTATGTAGTATGTCATACTGCAAGGCATTGTTTCACTAATCTGATTGGTAGTTATAGTAACTATCTTTGcacaaaaaattagaattagaaCAAACGCAATCTGCCATACCAGACATCATGAACACAATTCAGCAAATTGATGGGACCTATAAGTGAATCACATGTCATCTATAAGTCATAGAGATTAGAgtatttgttgtttgtttgattttgttatAAATCACATGTCATCTATAAGTGAGGTTCTATACAACATTATGGTAAGGACTGAAATTTATCAACTGGACAAGTGCCTGAGGACTTCTAGAAGGCTTTGGATTGAGTGCCAGACACAACGAAAGTAACTCAAAGGCAAAGTCAGAGCAACTTTggacaaatataatatttgaccATGTCATGAGTACTATATATCATTTTgtaattctctctctttcccttcttCCGAGGTGGGTTTTGgagaaagttgaatatttgaccATGTCATGAGAACTATATatcattttgtttctctttaaAAATGACTTTTCACTCTCGAAGTCATGAATATTTGACCACTTAGTTTGGGacattctaaaactaaaaatcaacATTGATCCCTTtagactttcttttctttagaaagaaaaaaacttgcgcaaaatatataaacaaaattatgatTCTAGAAAGTGGTAAAATATGAAGCACTTTATGCTGTGATTTTGTTGGCAAATTATGCATTGTCTTACTAGGGATCAAACGAAATTCAAGGCATATTGGTAGAGTTGCCGGAACAAGACTTGATAAATTTGAATCCTAAAGCCTTTTTGAAGATGACAAGGCTCAGGATATTTATAAATCGTAatgcacgtttttcaagaaGGCTTAATTATCTCTCAAATGAGATACGAGTATTAGACTGGCACGCCTATCCTAGTCCATCTTTCCCGCGAAACTTTCATGGAAAGAAActcattgttttaaaaatgagtgaaaGCTTGCTCAAAGAATTGGGAGATGGAGTGAAGGTACAGTTATTTCTTTCTATAAACTATCTATGTATAGATGTTGTAAACTTTCTACATGCtaacatatttgtttttttttacagagTTTTCAGAATTTGAAAGCTATGAGATTCTCTGAATGTAAATTCCTAACAAAAATTCCCGATGTGTCGGGGCTCCAGAGTCTAGAGAGATTGGAAATTCTTTCCTGCACAAACTTAGTTGAGGTACATCAATCTATTGGATTCCTTGATAAACTCGTTGGACTGACAATTGCTTTTTCCCCAAATTTTACTAGTTTGCCAAGATCCCTCAAGTTGAGATCTCTAAAAAcgctttgtttttcttattgcAAAAGGCTGCAAAAATTCCCTGAAATTGAGAGTGAGATGAAATGCTTAAGATCTGTTCAAATTAATGGCACTGCTATAAAAGAACTGCCTCTATCTATTGGGAATCTCACTGGACTTGAATATTTAGATTTATGTGAGTGCTACAAATTAAGGCATATCCCTAACAGCATTCTTCAGCTGCAACATCTCAGATATCTCAATCTCGGTTGTTATtcagacaaaagaaaaaatcgcTTACCCTCCTCTCTTACAGAATTGATCTCGTCACCTCCTCCAATGAATTCAGTGTTTCAGAAATTGCAAAAGTTGAATCTTCACTGAATATTTCTATCAAAAATAGATTTGGTTTTGTTAATTGCTTGCTATTCCGCATTGGAAAATTTAGATATATCGGTAATCAATGTCGTTATACTTGCTGAGTGGATCAGAGGATTTGTTCGATTACGGGATCTTACTTTGAATTATTGCAAGCAACTTAAAGGAATCTCAGAACTTCCTCCAAATATAGAAGAGGTAGACGCTAGTACTGGATGCATGTCATTGGAGAGTTTTCATGAAGTATCAAAGAAATTTGAATCCAAAACAAGCAGTTTACGTAGGTTAAACTCGATTTGAGGTCTCTCATTCTGTCTACCTTTGTCTACTAAAAATCATGATGCTTGTTCAGCAGGAAAATCCAGAGGACCATCCATGCTGTACCCTTATATTTCTGGGAAGCTGAAGACTCCAAAAGGTTATGTAAGTGTGATAAATGTTGATTTGCTCTATTCGGATGAGATTAAAGGAATGattaattgtaatgattaatttgaaaaaactgtaatgattagcttgaaaatgtttatatctaagtaatgttttggaagaaatgagatgagatgagatataattATTAAAGGAATCGAGTGTTGCGCGCATGTTGTTGAGCTCAAACCCTCCCAAGGGCAATCCAGTAAAATTCTTATCAGGATCTACTATAATGGTATATATCAATATTGATCTATGTATACGTAAGGTATTTCAATGGGCTCAGGTAATGTATTGTTGAATTaccacaaacaaacaaattaatatgctaattaattatatatacctCTGATTATTTACTCACAAGGTAGACATTATTTAACATATTGTATGCTTAGTCAATTAGAAATTAACACCAAGCAATAATGGTTAATTATTAAAACAGTACTCTGTGCGCacacatacgtacatacatatatatacgtacgtacacaCGTACATATATACGTTATCCAAATATCAACAAGATCCATCTAATTTAACATATACATATCTAATTCCATTAGTGATTAATCGATCTATAGTAATATTTTGGTTgaggtttttgtgttttggcattGAGTTGCTAAATTCAGTATCATCATGTCCAGCTTGTACCCATAAATGATAGGGGAGTTTGATCTGGGACCGTTCATCGGTTTGCCTTGtgaaaattctctctctctttcccttctcCCGGGGTGGAATTTTgaagaaagttgaattgaagaaagttgaatatttgaccATGTCATCATGagtagtatatataattttatttctccCTTTGAAAATGACTTTTGAAGATGTATTTGACTCTACAAGTCACGATGGAGGCatttttgggaagaaaggaGAGGGTAGCCGGTTGTACGTGGGAAACAGCAAAGAATATGAATATTATGAACAAGATTATAACagagttgtattttattttatagatcaGTAAAAGTAATGGAAGGATACAATCTCAAAGGATTTGCAATATTATATTGAGCTGATCAAGCTCGTGCtgaagatttgaaaatgatgaagagGTAAAGGAAATCGAGCAGGttcaaaagaaagaaggaaagatcAATTGCTcgtatgtaatatgtcatacTGCAAGGCATTGTTTCTCTAATCTGATCGGTAGTTATAGTAACTATCTTTGcacaaaaaattagaattagaaCAAACGCAATCTTCCATACCAGACATCATGAACACAATTCAGCAAATTGATGGCACCTATAAGTGAATCACATGTAATCTATAAGTCGTAGAGATAAGAGTTGTACAAAGAgtatttgttgtttgtttgattttgttatAAATCACATGTAATCTATAAGTGAAGTTCTACACCACATTATGGTAAGGACTGAAATTTATCAATTGGACAAGTGCCTGAGGACTTCTACAGGGCTTTGAGTTTGAGTGCCAGACAGCATTGAGAAAGTAACTCAAAGGCAGAGCAAGTTGAATATTTGACCATGTCATGAGTACTATATatcattttgtttctctttaaaaataacttttgactCTCAAAGTCATGAATATTTGACCATGTCATCTATGGGTGTTATTTATGTTCCTTCGAAGCTGCCAAAAGCTAAGGATCATttgtgttatttattatttgtctCCATCAAATGTTCCTCAAAGAAGATGCCAAGAAACCCCTAATATCTCATTGAGCGTgaaatattcaacttttacgtaatatattaaatgatgcAACGCGGCTTCTAACTCAATTTAAGCAGAGTTGTGTTATGATAATCAGTCATAGATAAACTCTGATGGCCTTTCAAGGTGCTTCTACCTCTTCCCTTTCTTCCTTCACTCGTTGGTGGACTTATGATGTATTCTTGAGTTTTAGGGGTGAAGATACTCGTCAAAATTTCACTGCCCATCTCCTTCAAGCATTGGATcgaaagaaaataaacacatacATAGATTACAAGCTTCGAAGTGGGGAGGAAATCTCAGAAGAACTTCTCAAAGCTATCGAGTGCTCAAGGATCTCAATTGTCGTCCTCTCAAAAAACTATGCATCATCCACATGGTGTTTGGATGAGTTGATGAAGATCCTAGAGTGTAGAAAAACGAAGCAACAAAAAGTTTTACCAGTGTTTTACGGTGTAAATCCAACAGATGTGCGACATCAGAGAGAGAGTTTCGGAAAAGCATTGGCTAAACTTAAAGAAAGGTTCAAGAATGAGTCGAAGGTGGAGAGGTGGAAAGCAACCCTAACAGAAGTGGCCGGTTTGTCTGGATTCACTTTAGGAGATAGGTATACTACTTCTACTCCCTCGTATGccttcatttaaaaacaaaaatatgatcATAATACATCTTTATAACACAAGTATATGTACGTGTGTATATCAAAATTTAGGAACTCATCATTAAATCAGAAGCTCCTTGCTTCTTAACAAGGCAAACCGAATTCGAGAAtggaagcaaaaaagttcattAAATAGATCATTGTCATTTGCTACGTACCGgatatcaaattttagaaactCATCATTAAAtcataactcattttattttgtttctttttttttttttttttcattataggACCGAACCAGAATTTATTCAAGAAATTGTTCGAGACATTTCTAAAGTAGTAAAGCCAAAATACTTAAATGACGTTGCCAAGCATCCAGTCGGAATGGAGTCTAGAGTACGTGACATCCATGATATACTTCTACGTGTGGGAGTGAATAATACACGCATTCTAGGGATCTATGGAACTGGAAGAATTAGTAAGACAAATCTGGCTAAAGAAATCTACAACACATTTATCGACCAGTTTGAAAATTGTTGCTTTCTTGCAAACGTGAGAGAAAATTCAAAGAGTGAGTATGGTATAATTCAATTGCAATTTACACTTCTTTGCGAGATCCTTGGTGACTGGAGTTTGAAGGTTAGAAATAAAGATGAAGGAATGggtctcataaaaaaaatgctttggaGTAAAAGGGTTCTTTTAGTTCTTGACGACTTGGATCAATCAGTCAAAGTTGAAACCCTACTTGGAGGATGTGATTGGTTTGGTTTAGGAAgtttaatcattataacaacTAGGGATGAATATTTATTAACTAGTAATAATGTTCATTTACGATATAAGGTGAAGGAATTAGATCGTGACGAAGCTCTTCAGCTTTTTAGTTGGAATgccttcaaaaataaaaatcctagCCATGATTTTGTAGACATCACAAAAAATGTACTCCATTACGTTGGGGGCCTTCCGTTGGCCTTAACGGTGCTAGGCTCGGATCTCTATAGTAGGGACATTCAATATTGGAGAAGTGCTTtagaaaagtacaaaaaaattccTCCCAAAGATATTCTTAAAATGCTTAGAATAAGTTATGATGGCTTGGATGCGAGAAGAGTATTTTCTTGGATATTGCATGTTTCTTTACAGGTGAGGAAGAAGAATATGTTACTAAAGTACTTGATGGCTGTGGTTTCTTTCCTAATTGTGGCATCAAAGTACTTGTGGATAAGTCTTTCAATACCATTAGTGAGTGGGGCAGATTAATCATGCATGACTTACTCAAAGATATGGGTAGAGAAATTGTTCGTCAAGAATCACCCGAAGAACTTGAGAAACGTAGTAGGTTGTGATTTCATGAAGACGTTCGTCATGTACTTGAAGAAACTAAGGTAAGAGTtgcataaaaaaacacatttcatCTTTTGATTGTAAAATTGGATTGAGATTACATATACATGCACCCATTTATCTGTATGAGTACATCTACCTTGCATTAGTATCATAATAGGTATTTTGTTTATGAGTAGAATGCCTTAAatgaggaggaaaaaaaaacttttggttacattgagacaatttttttttttagtatcctacttttttcttatataaaagataaaattggtAGGTAAAAGTGAAAGCAAACAAGGACATTTTGTGTTCAATCACTTAGGCTCAACTTGTTTTcgttttctaatattatttttgttttgagatttgaaaaaattaaattgtttattttattttgtatatgaatttgaaaaagttatactgatgagatgagataagatgaaagttttgtgaaagtgaacaaGGCCTTAGTTTGGgacattctaaaaataaaaatcaaacattAAGTTTACAAAAATTGGAAACGGAAAGTACAAGcgcaatgtatatatataaacaaaattatgacTCTTGCAAGTGGTAAAATATGAAGAATGTTATGCTCTGATTTTGTTTGCATTGTCTTACTAGGGAACAAACAAGATTCAAGGCATATTGATAGAGTTTCCAAAACAAGACTGGATATATTTGAATCCTGAGACTTTCTCGGCGATGAAAAGGCTCAGGATATTTATAAATCGGAATGCATGTTTTTCAAGAGAGCCTAATTATTTCTCCAATGAATTAAGAGTATTTGATTGGCGTAGTTATCCTGGTTATTCTTTCCCACAAAACCTTAATGGAGAGAAACTCATCGTTTTAAAAATGTATGAAAGCTTGTTCAAAGAATTGGGAGACGGATTGAAGgtataattatttctttcttttatgtcTTGTAAAGTTCTACAAGCTAAgctattttcctttgttttgttttatttctttgcaGAGTTTccagaatttgaaaattatgaGATTCTCTAAATGTAAATTCTTAACAAAGATTCCTGATATGTCGGGACTCCAGACTCTAGAGGATTTGAACATTGAGTATTGCAATAACTTGGTTGAGGTACATCAATCTATTGGCTTCCTTGATAAACTCGTCAAATTGTCAATTGTCAATTGCCACTGCCTTACTAGATTTCCAAAATCACTCAAGTTGAGATCTCTAAAACACCTCCGTCTTTCTTGTTGCAAAAGGCTGGAGAAGTTTCCTGAAATTGACAGTGAAATGAAACGTTTGACATTTGTTTCACTAGAGGACATGACTGCTATAGAAGAATTGCCTTCATCTATTGGGAATCTTACTAGCCTTGAGTATTTAGTTATAAACGGATGCTACAAACTAAGCTGGCATCTCCTTAACAGCATTTCTCAGTTGCAACATCCATGTGGGCTCAGTTTCAGTTGTTGGTCACATGAAACGCAAAGTCCCTTTATACCCTCCTCAATATATATAGCGTTTCCAGACCTAGAATCTTTGTCTCTTTCCACACGgacacaataaaaaatagatcattTTAGTCTGTCAATTGGCCGCTATTCCACATTGAAAACTTTAAATATATGTGAAAGCAATAATGTTATCCTTCCTAAGTGGATCAAAATATTTGTTCGATTACGGGAGCTTGAGTTGTCATATTGCGAACAACTTAAAGAAATCTCATAACTTCCTCCAAAAATAGAAATCCTAGATGCTCGTGGATGCAGGTCATTGGAGATTTTTCCTGAGGTATCAAAGAAGTTTGAATTCAATACAAGCAGCTTACGTAACCTAAGTTTGGTTAACTTGAGTGGATGCCATAAAATGGTTATAAATCCTATACGGtttcaggtctctctctctctctctctctctccctcgtaGTACTGTGTACCTTAATTGTCTACTACAAATTATGATGCGGGCTTGTTCAACAGGAAAATCTAGAGGTCCAGGATGCAGATTGTAGCCTTACTTTTTCGGGAAAGAAGATTCCAGATTGGGACTACCATTGCAAGCTAGAGATTCCAAATAGTTATGTATGTGATGGGATAAATGTTAATTTGGTGTATTCAGATGAGATTAAAGGATTCATTGCATGTGCTGTTGTTCAGTCCGATCCCTCCCAAGGGTTTTCCATCACTAATCCTATGCATGTCAAGATATACTATAATGGTGTATATCAGTATGacaagtatataacatgttttACATGGGACTCACATGATTTGTTGTTGTATTATCACAAACTAGATCATGTAGAGCATTTCAAATCAGTGGGAGGAATTCTGCAACTTAAGTTTCAAATTAGAGGTACAGTCATAATTAGAAGTTTGGGAATTCGTGTGGTACGCAAGCAGAAGGAGATCAATAAATTGCAAGATGTTACAAGTTGGAGTCCCTGTGTTAACATCCAGCCTTCTTCAGAAACAAGAATTATTGAATTATATCCAGAAAGCAGCGAGGAGAATCCAAATGTAGTTTTGGAACTCGGGCTCCGTTTGGTAAAGAAGTATGAAGAGAATGCAAGAGTGCTCCGTTGGGCGTCGTGCtgatgattttgatgaaactTTTAGGCAACTTAAAAAGGAAGATGAAGCTCGTGCTGAAGATTTGAAGAGATTAAAGAAGGTAGTGGGCATGCCTCTTGTTGAggaaaaaattagttgattggcatattcttgtgaaaacctgtgtaaaattgagttgtaacaagtgttgaagcagtgtaatatgaaaaagattgaattgtGCTCAACATAGCTctactggcgctcgagcgggaccttccagagaggttcgctcgacttgcgctcgacttagcgctcgagcggaacccatacagagtggttcgctcgatgtgcgctcgacgaaGCGCTCGAGCGAAACCATACAGAGAagttcgctcaaggtgcgctcAACGTGgcactcgagcagaacccatccagagtggttcgctcaagGTACGCTcaacgtggcgctcgagcagaacctatccagagaggttcgctcaagaTGCGCTAGACATAGCGCTggagcaaaacccatccagagaggttcgctcgatttGCGCTCGACGTatcgctcgagcagaactcatccagagaggttcgctcgatgtgcgctcgacgtcgCGCTCGAGCAGTTTCAGaagacaacgtgcgctcgacaccttgctcgagccaatgttcaagacaacctaattTTGAGTGCCAtgtcttgctgggactataaatagaacaggttatttctgttctttaggtgaagaaaaatggagcaaaaacacaatctcttttCAAGAGCATTTgagagaaacttttctctcattcaaaGTTGAATCTCTTAGAAGATTTACCTTCAccaaatcacactcaagataaaaacACTGTagagtccattgaagtggacatATTCATTGGTCGGAAGATTTCCGGAgctgcagagatcgagaggttcttgTGGGATACTATAGAAAGGGTTATTTATGGAGTTACAAGCCAAGATTTAGctactacaaaggttttgtaagtgtttctaaattggttgtaacgaACTTAtatttctatagtggatttgtgGTAGTGAcctacacccggagtggttttatattttgaagaagttcttcaaatgagtttccactccGTGAACAAATCTCTGCTTTGATTACTTATGTGAtgcatatttttattagttGTATGGGTGTCAATATGTTTAGTAGACTAAGAGAATTTTGAactacacctattcacccctcTCTAGGTGTTGTGTTgggtagaaccactgctttttcagttggtatcagagcgggtTCACTCTGCTAGGATTTAGTTCCTGAGTGTGATCCTGCTGTAGTGGTTAAAATGGATAGGTCTCAATCTCTAACATCGCCACCATATTTTGATGGTAGCaactatgcttattggaaagttcgaatGAGAGCTTTTCTAAAGTCTATAGATGAACGAGTGTGGGTTTCCTTGACAAGAGGATGGAAACAACCGGTTACAATCGTTGATGGAGTTGAAATTCCCAGAGATGTGGAAGAATACTCTAAGGATGAAGTCAACGAGTGTAATTGGAATAGTAAAGGTCTGAATGCGATTTTCATGGCCGTGTCCCAGGAGGAGTTCGAACGAATCTCCATGTGTGAAATTTGTAAAGAGGCATGGGACATTATTGAAATTACACATGAATGTACCAAGGCTGTCAAGAATTCTAAGCTTCAAATGTTAACCACTAACtttgaagaacttagaatgAAAGACGATGAAACATTTGATTCTTTCTATGCTAAATTAAATGATGTTGTCAATTCTCGCTTTAATTTAGGGGACAAACTCCAGGAAAACAGGATTGTAAGAAAAGTCCTCAGATCTCTTCCTGAAAGATTTCGCCCCAAAGTTACAGCTATTGAAGAAAGGAAAGATTTGGACACTA comes from Juglans microcarpa x Juglans regia isolate MS1-56 chromosome 8S, Jm3101_v1.0, whole genome shotgun sequence and encodes:
- the LOC121244581 gene encoding disease resistance protein RPV1-like isoform X3; amino-acid sequence: MAFQGASTSSLSSFTRWWTYDVFLSFRGEDTRQNFTAHLLQALDRKKINTYIDYKLRSGEEISEELLKAIECSRISIVVLSKNYASSTWCLDELMKILECRKTKQQKVLPVFYGVNPTDVRHQRESFGKALAKLKERFKNESKVERWKATLTEVAGLSGFTLGDREQTRFKAY
- the LOC121244584 gene encoding disease resistance protein Roq1-like; this encodes MKRLRIFINRNACFSREPNYFSNELRVFDWRSYPGYSFPQNLNGEKLIVLKMYESLFKELGDGLKSFQNLKIMRFSKCKFLTKIPDMSGLQTLEDLNIEYCNNLVEVHQSIGFLDKLVKLSIVNCHCLTRFPKSLKLRSLKHLRLSCCKRLEKFPEIDSEMKRLTFVSLEDMTAIEELPSSIGNLTSLEYLVINGCYKLSWHLLNSISQLQHPCGLSFSCWSHETQSPFIPSSIYIAFPDLESLSLSTRTQ
- the LOC121244581 gene encoding disease resistance protein RPV1-like isoform X2, giving the protein MAFQGASTSSLSSFTRWWTYDVFLSFRGEDTRQNFTAHLLQALDRKKINTYIDYKLRSGEEISEELLKAIECSRISIVVLSKNYASSTWCLDELMKILECRKTKQQKVLPVFYGVNPTDVRHQRESFGKALAKLKERFKNESKVERWKATLTEVAGLSGFTLGDRYEPEFIQEIVRDISKVVKPKYLNDVAKHPVGMESRVRDIHDILLRVGVNNTRILGIYGTGRISKTNLAKEIYNTFIDQFENCCFLANVRENSKSEYGIIQLQFTLLCEILGDWSLKVRNKDEGMGLIKKMLWSKRVLLVLDDLDQSVKVETLLGGCDWFGLGSLIIITTRDEYLLTSNNVHLRYKVKELDRDEALQLFSWNAFKNKNPSHDFVDITKNVLHYVGGLPLALTVLGSDLYSRDIQYWRSALEKYKKIPPKDILKMLRISYDGLDARRVFSWILHVSLQVRKKNMLLKYLMAVVSFLIVASKYLWISLSIPLVSGAD
- the LOC121244581 gene encoding disease resistance protein RPV1-like isoform X1; amino-acid sequence: MAFQGASTSSLSSFTRWWTYDVFLSFRGEDTRQNFTAHLLQALDRKKINTYIDYKLRSGEEISEELLKAIECSRISIVVLSKNYASSTWCLDELMKILECRKTKQQKVLPVFYGVNPTDVRHQRESFGKALAKLKERFKNESKVERWKATLTEVAGLSGFTLGDRTEPEFIQEIVRDISKVVKPKYLNDVAKHPVGMESRVRDIHDILLRVGVNNTRILGIYGTGRISKTNLAKEIYNTFIDQFENCCFLANVRENSKSEYGIIQLQFTLLCEILGDWSLKVRNKDEGMGLIKKMLWSKRVLLVLDDLDQSVKVETLLGGCDWFGLGSLIIITTRDEYLLTSNNVHLRYKVKELDRDEALQLFSWNAFKNKNPSHDFVDITKNVLHYVGGLPLALTVLGSDLYSRDIQYWRSALEKYKKIPPKDILKMLRISYDGLDARRVFSWILHVSLQVRKKNMLLKYLMAVVSFLIVASKYLWISLSIPLVSGAD